A single region of the Eulemur rufifrons isolate Redbay chromosome 8, OSU_ERuf_1, whole genome shotgun sequence genome encodes:
- the RNF19B gene encoding E3 ubiquitin-protein ligase RNF19B isoform X3 yields MGSEKDSESPRSTSLHAAAPDPKCRSGGRRRRLTFHSVFSASARGRRARAKPQAEPPPPAAPPPPAPAPAAAQAPPPEALPTEPAAEAEAEAAAAAAPGLDDEEAAEGGGPGAEEVECPLCLMRLPPERAPRLLSCPHRSCRDCLRHYLRLEISESRVPISCPECSERLNPHDIRLLLADPPLMHKYEEFMLRRYLASDPDCRWCPAPDCGYAVIAYGCASCPKLTCEREGCQTEFCYHCKQIWHPNQTCDMARQQRAQTLRVRTKHTSGLSYGQESGPDDIKPCPRCSAYIIKMNDGSCNHMTCAVCGCEFCWLCMKEISDLHYLSPSGCTFWGKKPWSRKKKILWQLGTLIGAPVGISLIAGIAIPAMVIGIPVYVGRKIHSRYEGRKTSKHKRNLAITGGVTLSVIASPVIAAVSVGIGVPIMLAYVYGVVPISLCRGGGCGVSTANGKGVKIEFDEDDGPITVADAWRALKNPSIGESSIEGLTSVLSTSGSPTDGLSVMQGPYSETASFAALSGGTLSGGILSSGKGKYSRLEVQADVQKEIFPKDTASLGAISDNASTRAMAGSIISSYNPQDRYSLTHT; encoded by the exons ATGGGCTCCGAGAAGGACTCCGAGTCGCCGCGCTCAACATCCCTACACGCGGCCGCGCCCGACCCCAAGTGCCGCAGCGGCGGCCGGCGCCGGCGCCTCACCTTCCACAGCGTCTTCTCCGCCTCGGCCCGCGGCCGCCGCGCCCGGGCCAAGCCGCAGGCCGAgccgccgcccccggccgcgcCGCCGCCTCCCGCCCCGGCCCCAGCCGCGGCCCAGGCCCCGCCGCCCGAGGCGCTGCCCACCGAGCCGGCCGCCGAGGCCGAGGCGgaggccgcggcggcggcggcgcccggGCTCGACGACGAGGAGGCGGCGGAGGGCGGTGGCCCGGGCGCGGAGGAGGTGGAATGCCCGCTGTGCCTGATGCGGCTGCCGCCCGAGCGGGCCCCGCGCCTCCTTAGCTGTCCGCACCGTTCGTGCCGGGACTGCCTCCGCCACTACCTGCGCCTGGAGATCAGCGAGAGTCGGGTGCCCATCAGCTGCCCGGAGTGCAGCGAGCGACTCAACCCGCACGACATCCGCCTGCTGCTCGCCGACCCGCCGCTCATGCACAAGTATGAGGAGTTCATGCTGCGCCGCTACCTGGCCTCGGACCCCGACTGCCGCTGGTGCCCGGCCCCGGACTGCGG TTACGCTGTTATTGCCTATGGCTGTGCCAGCTGCCCAAAGCTAACTTGTGAGAGAGAAGGCTGCCAGACTGAGTTCTGCTACCACTGCAAGCAGATATGGCATCCAAATCAGACATGCGATATGGCCCGTCAACAGAGGGCACAGACTTTGCGAGTTCGGACCAAACACACGTCAGGTCTCAGTTATGGGCAAGAATCTGGACCAG ATGACATTAAGCCATGCCCACGATGCAGTGCTTACATTATCAAGATGAATGATGGAAGCTGTAATCACATGACGTGTGCAGTATGTGGCTGTGAATTCTGCTGGCTTTGTATGAAAGAGATCTCAGACTTGCATTACCTCAG CCCCTCTGGCTGTACATTCTGGGGCAAGAAGCCATGGAGCCGTAAGAAGAAAATTCTTTGGCAGCTGGGTACATTGATTGGTGCTCCCGTGGGGATTTCTCTCATTGCTGGCATTGCCATTCCTGCCATGGTCATCGGCATTCCTGTTTATGTTGGAAGGAAG aTTCACAGCAGGTATGAGGGAAGGAAAACCTCCAAACACAAGAGGAATTTGGCTATCACAGGAGGAGTGACTTTGTCGGTCATTGCATCCCCAGTTATTGCTGCAGTTAGTGTTG gtaTTGGTGTCCCCATTATGCTGGCATACGTCTATGGGGTTGTGCCCATTTCTCTCTGTCGTGGAGGTGGCTGTGGAGTTAGCACAGCCAACGGAAAAGGAGTGAAAATTGAGTTTGATGAAGATGATGGTCCAATCACAG TGGCAGATGCCTGGCGAGCCCTCAAGAATCCCAGCATTGGGGAAAGCAGCATCGAAGGCCTGACTAGCGTATTGAGCACTAGTGGAAGCCCTACCGACGGGCTCAGCGTCATGCAAGGCCCCTACAGTGAAACAGCCAGCTTTGCAGCTCTGTCAGGGGGCACGCTGAGTGGCGGCATTCTCTCCAGTGGCAAGGGAAAGTACAGCAG